Proteins encoded within one genomic window of Amycolatopsis nigrescens CSC17Ta-90:
- a CDS encoding HNH endonuclease signature motif containing protein encodes MLYVDFSMLPPDWLSSMNAASIEQLDVSQAVGVVISARRAICRMQAVQARAIAQVSRARGGARWVADELAPELRLSRETTATRVALAKALVSRMPCLLAAMTEGELDIEKARQAFDGVAVLSDDLARQADEILSARIGEKNPSNWRKTVTRVVAALDPEGQQARAEARRKQRRVELHHEPDAMASLWAYLPVEIATAVYARIDMLARKLRGGDEVRTLDQLRADVLAELLLGKGWEGLAAQVFIHIPLDTALGIRDDGCELVGHGPIPGEIGRQIMNQPGSVWRKVLTDPVSGTVRDIGRTRYRPPADLAELVRVRDRTCRAPGCNRPAQRCDADHCTAWSDNGDTCEHNLCCLCRHHHGLKDEPGWAFEFDPRTADLTVTTPTGRTYSTKPEPLLDPPPPKIADEPPPF; translated from the coding sequence ATGTTGTATGTTGATTTCAGTATGTTACCGCCGGATTGGTTGTCGTCGATGAATGCGGCGTCGATTGAGCAGCTCGATGTGTCGCAGGCGGTGGGTGTAGTGATCTCGGCTCGGCGGGCGATCTGTCGCATGCAGGCGGTGCAAGCCCGCGCGATCGCGCAGGTCAGCCGGGCCCGTGGTGGTGCGCGGTGGGTCGCCGACGAGCTGGCGCCGGAGCTGCGGCTGTCCCGTGAAACGACCGCGACCCGAGTGGCCTTGGCGAAAGCGCTGGTGTCCCGGATGCCGTGTTTGCTGGCGGCGATGACCGAGGGCGAGTTGGATATCGAAAAGGCGCGTCAAGCCTTTGATGGCGTGGCGGTATTGTCGGACGATTTAGCCCGTCAGGCGGATGAGATTCTGTCGGCGCGGATCGGTGAAAAGAATCCCAGCAACTGGAGGAAAACGGTCACTCGCGTTGTCGCGGCCCTCGATCCCGAAGGCCAGCAGGCGCGGGCTGAAGCCCGCAGGAAGCAGCGGCGGGTCGAGTTGCACCACGAGCCTGATGCGATGGCCTCACTCTGGGCGTATCTCCCGGTCGAGATCGCGACCGCCGTGTATGCCCGGATCGACATGTTGGCGCGGAAGCTTCGTGGTGGCGATGAGGTTCGCACGCTGGACCAGCTTCGAGCTGATGTGCTGGCGGAATTGCTCCTCGGTAAGGGTTGGGAAGGCTTGGCGGCCCAGGTGTTCATCCATATCCCGCTCGACACCGCCCTCGGTATCCGCGACGACGGCTGCGAACTGGTCGGCCACGGCCCGATCCCCGGTGAGATCGGGCGCCAGATCATGAACCAACCCGGTTCGGTGTGGCGGAAAGTCCTGACCGATCCCGTATCAGGCACTGTCCGGGATATCGGCCGCACCCGCTACCGACCACCGGCGGACTTGGCCGAACTAGTCCGGGTCCGCGACCGCACCTGCCGGGCACCGGGCTGCAACCGCCCCGCGCAACGCTGCGACGCGGACCATTGCACGGCGTGGTCAGACAATGGGGACACCTGTGAGCACAACCTGTGCTGCCTGTGCCGCCACCACCACGGCTTGAAAGACGAGCCCGGCTGGGCCTTCGAGTTCGACCCAAGAACGGCCGATCTCACGGTCACCACCCCCACCGGCCGCACCTACTCGACCAAACCGGAGCCACTGCTCGATCCGCCGCCTCCGAAGATCGCCGACGAACCGCCACCCTTCTAG
- a CDS encoding lipase family protein yields the protein MRLSGRHRIGRTTSASLAAVLTAAVALTVGASSAQADEAFYTPPSPLPAGQNGDVIKSQASKLDNAKATRIMYLTRDSKDKQIPVTGTVAVPNTPWAGPGPRPIVAYPVFTAGLGDQCAPSKTIAGEGGGDVAGAFQVMFINALLQKGFAVAQTDYEGLGTPGDHTYVMRRAEAHATLDVIRAAQRLPESGLSKDSPVGIAGYSQGGGASAAAAELAPEYAPELNLKGAYAGAPPADLGVLAKSLDGAYAVGFLGYALVGINAAYPETKIATDLANEEGKKVFEEARKTCTMGAILQFPFKQTKTLTKDGRPVSDYLGEEPFKSVVADQKIGNLKPTAPVQVEHSPVDDIVPYGQGKQMAKDWCGKGANVEFKDLISFSPVFSHAIAAPIASGNAANWLADRFAGKPATSNCGKF from the coding sequence CTACACCCCGCCCTCGCCGCTGCCCGCCGGGCAGAACGGGGATGTGATCAAGTCCCAGGCGTCCAAATTGGACAATGCCAAGGCCACCCGCATCATGTACCTGACGCGGGACAGCAAGGACAAGCAGATCCCGGTGACCGGCACGGTGGCCGTGCCGAACACCCCGTGGGCCGGGCCAGGACCGCGGCCGATCGTGGCCTACCCCGTGTTCACCGCCGGCCTCGGCGACCAGTGCGCGCCGTCGAAGACGATCGCCGGTGAAGGTGGCGGCGACGTTGCCGGCGCCTTCCAGGTGATGTTCATCAACGCCTTGCTGCAGAAGGGTTTCGCGGTAGCGCAGACCGACTACGAAGGTCTTGGCACCCCCGGGGACCACACCTACGTGATGCGCCGCGCGGAGGCGCACGCCACGCTCGACGTGATCCGCGCGGCCCAGCGGCTGCCCGAATCGGGGTTGTCCAAGGACTCGCCGGTCGGCATCGCCGGCTACTCCCAGGGTGGTGGCGCCTCTGCCGCCGCCGCGGAGCTGGCACCCGAGTACGCCCCCGAGCTCAACCTGAAGGGCGCCTACGCGGGCGCACCGCCGGCCGACCTCGGCGTGCTCGCGAAGAGCCTGGACGGTGCCTACGCCGTCGGATTCCTCGGTTACGCGCTGGTCGGCATCAACGCCGCCTACCCCGAGACGAAGATCGCGACGGACCTGGCCAACGAAGAGGGCAAGAAGGTGTTCGAGGAGGCCCGCAAGACCTGCACCATGGGTGCGATCCTCCAGTTCCCCTTCAAGCAGACCAAAACGCTGACCAAGGACGGCAGGCCGGTGTCGGACTACCTCGGCGAGGAGCCCTTCAAGTCGGTGGTCGCAGACCAGAAGATCGGCAACCTCAAGCCCACCGCCCCGGTGCAGGTCGAGCACAGCCCGGTTGACGACATCGTGCCTTACGGGCAGGGCAAGCAGATGGCCAAGGACTGGTGCGGCAAGGGCGCGAACGTCGAGTTCAAGGATCTCATCTCCTTCTCGCCGGTCTTCTCCCACGCCATCGCCGCCCCGATCGCCTCTGGCAACGCCGCAAACTGGCTGGCCGACCGCTTCGCCGGCAAGCCGGCCACCAGCAACTGCGGAAAGTTCTGA
- a CDS encoding NAD-dependent epimerase/dehydratase family protein produces MTEPRRVFVTGALGFIGRTVLERYRAAGAEVRGVDVLADPGLDVVAGDIAEAGDWQRHAAGADVVVHTAAMVSMRSGMDAFWRVNTLGTRRVLDAAIRGGASRIVHLSSVTVFGNDFPDQVTEDHPVRPGGVPYVDTKIAGEQVVLQAHAEGKISATIIRPGDVYGPGSKPWTLIPVHQLRRRQLILPAHGNGIFSPVYIDNLVDGLTAAASSAATAGQVLTISDGIGVTTSEFFDHYAGMLGRRRVPTAPTRIVSSLAGILERTGRLRGIDVETTPNAVHYLARTGTYAIGKATSLLGYRPAIDLAEGMDRTRAWLNSNGHLGQ; encoded by the coding sequence ATGACCGAGCCGAGGCGGGTCTTCGTCACCGGCGCGCTGGGCTTCATCGGCCGGACCGTCCTGGAGCGCTACCGGGCCGCGGGCGCCGAGGTCCGCGGCGTCGACGTGCTGGCCGATCCCGGACTGGACGTGGTCGCCGGTGACATCGCCGAGGCCGGGGACTGGCAGCGGCACGCGGCCGGTGCCGACGTGGTCGTGCACACCGCGGCGATGGTGTCGATGCGTTCGGGCATGGACGCGTTCTGGCGCGTCAACACCCTCGGCACCCGGCGGGTGCTCGACGCGGCGATCCGAGGTGGAGCGTCCCGGATCGTGCACCTGTCCTCGGTCACCGTTTTCGGCAACGACTTTCCCGACCAGGTCACCGAGGACCATCCGGTCCGGCCCGGCGGAGTCCCCTACGTGGACACCAAGATCGCCGGTGAGCAGGTGGTCCTGCAGGCGCACGCGGAGGGCAAGATCTCCGCCACCATCATCAGACCGGGCGACGTCTACGGCCCCGGCTCCAAACCCTGGACGCTGATCCCGGTGCACCAGCTGCGCCGGCGGCAGCTCATCCTTCCCGCACACGGCAACGGGATCTTCAGCCCGGTCTACATCGACAACCTCGTCGACGGCCTCACCGCCGCGGCGAGCTCGGCGGCGACCGCCGGCCAGGTGCTGACCATCAGCGACGGCATCGGCGTCACCACGAGCGAGTTCTTCGACCACTACGCCGGCATGCTCGGCCGGCGCCGAGTACCGACCGCGCCGACTCGCATCGTGTCCAGCCTGGCCGGAATCCTCGAACGCACGGGCCGGCTTCGCGGAATTGACGTCGAAACCACCCCGAACGCGGTGCACTACCTGGCCCGCACCGGCACCTACGCCATCGGCAAGGCCACCAGCCTGCTCGGCTACCGGCCGGCGATCGACCTCGCCGAGGGCATGGACCGGACCCGCGCCTGGCTCAACAGCAACGGCCACCTCGGCCAGTGA